From Granulicella sp. WH15, the proteins below share one genomic window:
- a CDS encoding GNAT family N-acyltransferase → MPATARSFDVQPVDALPVDVLHDLRADVRELPTRRTVWLEAGAYVARLAISEADRLAAYRLRFLVFNLEMNEGLESAYEDGYDTDRYDSVCEQLIVEHRATGAIVGTYRLQMGDVAARHFGYYSEQEFDFTPYESMRSQIVELGRACIHREHRSSDVLNLLWRGIARYVIANGGRYMMGCCSLPSLDPKLGHAIFRSLKSYMVEPSLVTVPTAAYALPEGLPDATVEGSGEEVRAPRLLRAYLAIGAKICSQPAIDWEFKTIDFLTLCDLQALHPRVAARFLSGC, encoded by the coding sequence CGCGAGCTGCCCACCCGCCGCACCGTCTGGCTGGAGGCCGGAGCCTACGTCGCCCGGCTCGCCATCTCCGAGGCCGACCGCCTGGCCGCCTACCGGCTTCGCTTCCTCGTCTTCAACCTGGAGATGAACGAGGGCCTCGAGTCCGCCTACGAGGACGGCTACGACACCGATCGCTACGACTCGGTCTGCGAGCAGCTCATCGTCGAGCACCGCGCGACCGGGGCGATCGTCGGCACCTACCGGCTGCAGATGGGCGACGTTGCCGCCCGCCACTTCGGCTACTACTCCGAGCAGGAGTTCGACTTTACCCCCTACGAGTCGATGCGCTCGCAGATCGTGGAACTGGGCCGGGCCTGCATCCACCGTGAGCACCGCAGCAGCGATGTGCTGAACCTGCTCTGGCGCGGGATCGCCCGCTACGTTATCGCCAACGGCGGCCGCTACATGATGGGCTGCTGCTCGCTGCCCTCGCTGGACCCCAAGCTCGGCCACGCCATCTTCCGTTCGCTCAAGTCGTACATGGTGGAGCCGTCGCTGGTGACGGTGCCTACCGCGGCTTACGCGCTGCCTGAGGGGCTGCCCGATGCGACTGTTGAAGGCTCGGGCGAAGAGGTGCGCGCGCCGCGTCTGCTGCGGGCTTACCTGGCCATCGGCGCGAAGATTTGCAGCCAGCCCGCCATCGACTGGGAGTTCAAGACCATCGACTTCCTGACGCTCTGCGACCTGCAGGCGCTGCACCCGCGTGTGGCAGCCCGCTTCCTGAGCGGCTGCTAG